From the Hordeum vulgare subsp. vulgare chromosome 1H, MorexV3_pseudomolecules_assembly, whole genome shotgun sequence genome, the window ggcaagatgggctatgaccgtctcagactcataaccgtgaaaaggatcagattcgactagagagattatctcacggtcgacagataattcataatccttatcggtgacaaagataggcaaagtggcaaacttcgggtaatttttcatcctagcttccggagatttttccttccacttgagaagtaatttctcagcgtcataggcatccttacacgcaagaaaatcctcagctatctcttcctccataacgtaaccctcaggtatatcaggcaattcatatctaggagagctagatctagcaggagcaaaagcaggttctatctcaatagtatcggcagtttcagaagcatcacgagcattggcagtaactctagcaatatgagcatcaaggaacactcctagtggaacatcaggcaaaggagtatctctagcagtatcaagcatagcatcatcaggcaaaatagcatctctagcatcatcaggcaaagcagtatcaagcatagcatctctagcagtatcaagcatagcatctctagcagtatcagacaaagcagtatcaggcatagcatctctagtagtatcaaacatagtatcatcaggcatagtatcaagcatagcatctctagcagtagcatcataagcatcatcaagcacaagcgacatatcaagatttctagcaggaggtgatgtcgcaaacttactcataactgaaggtgaatcaagtgcagagctagatggcaattccttacctcccctcgtagttgagggcaagactttggtcttcggatccttcaaattcttcatagtgatcagcagatataaatcccaagtaactcagagaatatagcaatacctccccggcaacatcgccagaaaaatgctgattgcaatccctggcaatggtgccagagcaatgcttgatgtcaactgttcttccctttgcaacggcaccagaagaatgctgctagcactccccgacaacgaaactagaagaatgttgttgatggcccaccagcgcgtgggttcgcagcagttttcgagggtacagtattcgacccaaatttgttgattcgcacgacgggagatgagagaatactctcaagtattagcagttgaattgtcagattcaaccacacctgaaagattagtatctgcaagcaatgtAGTaagagcaaagtagcgagtaacggcagtgtaacgagcaacgatagtggcagcagtagcaagtagcaacagtagcaagcgacagtagtagcaacagtagcagcagagcaagacaagtaacaacagtagcaacagtagtagcagcagtagagcaagacaagtaacaacagtagcaacagtagtaaaagcagcagcagagcaagacaagtaaccgcAGTAGtagaacaaactcgtaggcaatgggtcggtgatttgtttggatgatattcatcatgcaacaactataacacggagagatatgtggctagctcccgttcgtgaatgtgatgcaggcatgcattccgtgtgtcgtcatacgtgcttagggaaaagaacttgcatgacatctattgtccatccctcccgtggcagcggggtccaaaaggaaactacgggatattaaggttctccttttaataaagaaccggaccaacgcattagcacttggtgaacacatgaactcctcaaactatggtcatcaccgggagtggttccggttattgtcactccggggttgccggatcataacacatagtaggtaactacagcttgtaagatcggatctaaaacacacatatattggtgacaacataataatttcagatctgaaatcatggcactcgggccctagtgacaagcattaagcatggcaaagtagtagcaaaatcaatctcagaacatagtggatactagggatcaatccccatcaaaactaactcgatgacatgatagatctcatcctacttatcaccgcccagcgagcctatgaatagattactcaagaacgacgaagagcatcatggaattggagagggaagaaggttgatgatgacgatggcgacgatttcccctctacggagcccaagacggactccagatctgccctccagatgaagatcaggtggtggcggcgcctccatatcgaaaacgcgacgaaaaattctcttttttattttttctgggacgaaagggatcttatagacctaagattgggggcggcagagccatgtgggccccacaagcctgcccaccgccaccaggggggtggtggcggagctagggcttgtggcccacttgcccacccctgaggtggaatttggcgcagatatttttcttattttccaaaactgctccccataaatttttaggatgtttggtgaactttgatttctgtacaaaaataacaccaaggcaattctgctgaaaacagcgtcagtccaggttagttccattcaaatcatgcaaattagagtccaaaataagggcaaaagagtttggaaaagtagatactttggagacgtatcactgttcAACAAGTTTGCTTATTCATGCATGCTCCACGCGACGCTCACATGACACTTGTTAAACGCATCCTCCGGTACTTACAGGGCACCTCCCACTATGGTCTCCAACTCTACAAATCACCCTCCATGGATCTTGTTGCCTACACTGATGCAGATTGGGCAGGTTGCCCGGACACACGTAAGTCAACGTCTGGCTTTTGTGTATTCCTTGGCTCCAATCTCGTGTCATGATCATCCAAGCGGCAGCCCACTATTTCAAGATCCAGTGCTGAGGCCGAATACCGTGATGTGGCAAACTGCGTCGTTGAATCTTGATGGCTACGTCAACTATTGCATGAGCTTCTTCTACCACCAACACGCGCAACGGTGGTGTACCGCGACAACATCAGTGCATCTTATCTTGCTTGCAATCCAGTGCAACACCAACGCACCAAGCACATAGAGATTGACTTACACTTTGTCCGAGATCGGGTAGCACTTGGTGAAGTTCGCGTTCTTCATGTTCCTACGAGCTCACAGTTTGTCGATGTGTTTACAAAAGGATTGCCGTCACAGGTATTCAACGACTTTCGTTCCAGTCTAAACATCCATCCACATGGAGTTCCGACTGAGGGAGAGTGTTAGACAAAGTCTATTGTAACGTTGTACACCACGTTTATAGAATCTGGGGAGAGACCATGTCGGCCCTTTGGCACATGTATAGGATGTGGCCACTCTCTCCATATAAACCCATCCATGTAATCCTTGTTGTAAACAATCAATATTCTCTCCAACTCTAGCTTATGGGTGGCCTCCCCTCCTCCGGAGCCAAACGTTTGAGTATTGTATTGTTGTGCGAATAGTTGTTTTATATTGCCGCTTTATAACTCatgtataaatttttccttaactAACGGAAATGACAAATCTGTTGCCTTGTTTCAGATAAAAAAAGGAGGGATAAGTCCAAAATGTAATCTAGTTTTGAGAGCGCTTCTTTCTACTTCTTCTTGGTATCATGGATTCCCATATTTTTAGATGGTAATGTTTGAAATCTGGCTGCCTGCAAAACAATAGTGAGAACTAGTGGTGCTTAACAATTCTTCGTGCTGATGGAGAGTGTTGCAGCACGAGCAGTTGCACATATTATGGCTCTAACGTACATGCGAGAGCACCCAAATTCCGAAGTACTAGTAGCTTGGACGGTGACAGAGCGAGAGTGAAATATGGACGGAAAGTGGCAGCTTTGAAGACGTGGAAGTTGAAGTGCCAGAATCTCATTACGCATATGCGGCGCACATACTCTATCTAACATGGTGGCCTGATAAATTCCATGCAACATTCTGCCGGGCTGCACATATAGACGATCCCttcctctctctatatataggcctCTTCCGCCCGAGTCCATCCAAACCGGTCTCGTGCATCGCCCACTCACTAGTAGCGTACGTGACGATCGATCAAGCGATCAGTGCACGAACGATGATGATAACGATGGGCATGGCCAGCGGCGCGTCGGCCCTGGCGATGATGGCGCTGGGCGTAGTCCTCCTGGCGGCGCCGTCGGAGTGCGCGCGCGCCTTCTTCGTGTTCGGCGACTCCCTGGTGGACAACGGCAACAATAACTACCTGATGACCACGGCGCGCGCGGACTCGCCGCCGTACGGGATCGACTACCCCACGCACCGGGCCACCGGGCGTTTCTCCAACGGCCTCAACATCCCGGACATCATCAGTACGTGACGACCACTATACTAGCAATCTGCCATCGATTTTTGATTGTGATGTGTACATGTCGTTGGATCACGTACGTGCGTGCGTCTCAGGCGAGCAGCTCGGCGCGGAGCCCACGCTGCCGTACCTGTGCCCGGAGCTCCACGGCGCGAAGCTGCTCGTGGGCGCCAACTTCGCGTCGGCGGGCGTCGGCATCCTCAACGACACCGGCATCCAATTCGTACGCGCCACACCAACTCATCTCCAGCTCCGTTGATAATAATAATACTCTATAATATAATACTCCAGCTGGTACTGCATGCATGCATTTGGGTTCGGATTCGGTGGTGCAGGTGAACATCGTGAGGATGAGCAGGCAACTGCACTACTTCGGGGAGTACCAGGGGAAGCTGCGCGCGCTGGTGGGCGCGTCCCAGGCGACGCAGATCGTGAACCGGGCGCTGGTGCTCATCACCCTCGGCGGCAACGACTTCGTCAACAACTACTACCTCATCCCCTTCTCCCTCCGCTCCCGCCAGTTCTCCCTCCCGGACTACGTCCGCTACCTCATCGCCGAGTACAAGAAAATCCTCATGGTAACCTCTGCACCGTTCGGCAACACCAGTaataagtagtagtagtaataagcAGGTAAGCAGCAGACGAGGACGAGCAGCGTCTGACGCGTTGGAGTGGAGTGCATGCATGCAGAGGCTGTACGAGATGGGCGCGCGGCGCGTGCTGGTGACGGGGACGGGCCCGCTGGGCTGCGCGCCGGCGGAGCTCGCGCTCCGGAGCCGCGACGGGGAGTGCGACAGGGACCTGATGCGCGCCGCGGAGCTGTTCAACCCGCAgctgtcccagatcctggaggacCTCAACGCGCGCTACGGCGACGGGACCTTCATCGCCGCCAACTCCTTCCGCGTCCACTTCGACTTCATCAGCAACCCGGCGGCGTACGGATTCCGGACGGCCAAGGAGGCGTGCTGCGGGCAAGGCCCGCACAACGGCGTCGGCCTCTGCACGGCGGTGTCCAACCTGTGCGCCGACAGGGACCAGTACGTGTTCTGGGACTCGTACCACCCAACGGAGCGCGCCAACCGGATCATCGTCAGCCAGTTCATGACCGGCTCGCTCGACTACGTCAGCCCGCTCAACCTCAGCACCGCCCTCCACATAGACGCCAGACTCATGGACTGATGCTCATCATatatcctactactactactattaggaACCTACGTGTCCATCCGTAACGTTGTTGATTGTTGGTATTGCTGCATCCTCTGCATCGCGGGGTTCATGCCCCTCTCGGTTTTCAACGGTGGTGCTTGTTGTGTGTTGCTAATTGGAGATCAATAATTTGTGTAACGTGTAATCGTGTACGTGCAATGAACGTGTCATGCTCCAAAACATAATGACCAGTGAGTTGAATCTCAAAACTGCCAATAGAAATAGAGAATGGTAACCGGCAATAGCGAATCTTAAAAGAAAATGGTAATCGGGAGGGCTCAATGTTAACGGTGTGAAAAAGAAAAACACTAACTCTCAGTTTTTAGTTCAAATAGTGTCAAATAGTTTAATACGAGGCTAGGATGagtactacttcctccgttcctaaatataagtctttttaaaggtttcgttagggaactacatacagatgtatataaacatgttttagagtgtagattcactcattttgctccgtatgtagacccttaatgaaatctctttaaagacttacatttaggaacagagggagtagatatTCATTTTGAAGGGGGAGCTCAAACCTGTTTTTTATAAAGAACTTTTCTCTccttaataataaagcaaatagtgcttctgtcgtccgtcataaAAATTACCCTCGAAGTTGACCtaaattacccactatgccaCCGGTAAGTGAGAAAAACGATTCGATTTTTTTCCAGTCAAAGTCGTTGTTCCGCACGGTTCTTAAAGCATGAGACTCTCATCTACCATTACCATGTTTGAGGTGTAGTGGCTCGAGCACCTCTCTTCTACCAAGGAGAACTAAGTTCGATCCTGCGGTTCTAACACTTTTTTCTCCCTCTTTTCTTTTTTAGGAACATTTTCTCTCTTTATTAGCAACAAGCATGCACCTCTTTTTTCATGTTACATAATCCCACCTCGCTCTTTTATACAGATTTCGACCAATTTATATAGGATCACATGTTTCCTGAAATATCAACAATATGCCTAAATAACTACAGCGACAAGGTGCATTTAACGGATAAACAGGAAATTATCCCCTATCTctagtgtcggggatataccccgaagtgtaacccggcttggagtatgacccgccaaaggacttggcgactcaccggcgattcagcagtgacctggcgggcgactcatacttgtccccacaggcgacttagataaatgacgaaggcccaaggcccagcgtgcaccctggcataaggcgactcatagagaggccaggagggccgactcacaagagaaggcccaagaagaggaaatactcccacaagaaggaaacaagacccggattaggatccaagagagactagtcctattcctactactagtaggactctacatgtaaacctaccccttccacctatataaggaggggtaaggcaccccaagagggacaagattgacaacttaggtctagacaagacaaaatcatgagatagatagattagacacccacgagattagaggtggcgagtctgcactcttttaatcgagatcatcatcctcatcaatgcaacacaagcaggacgtaggcttttacctccatcggaagggccgaacctgggtaaactcgcgtctctcgattccgaccaaccccttcaagccgccacatggttgcgatggcctcacacctaaagttctctcacgagaacatctgccatgacaaaaccacgacatctaGGATATGAAAGGATGGAAACCTTAAAAAAGAAATGTGGGGCTGGATTTCAGATGCATGTGATGCCTCGATGGGATGGAAGGAAAAGGAATTGTAAATCAAGTAGTAGCGGCAAGGAGAACAACTAGCAGCACGAGGTTCAAGAGGTTCCTGCATGTTAGTGTTGGAATCACCATTAAAAGGATGGAAGCAACGATAATCTTCTCGGGATTATACTAATATATTAGTTGACAGAGGGAGCATTAGTAGTTTTCTAATATCAATAAAAGTTATATTTAAATTGCTGAAATATTGTTGCGTCTAAAATGAAAATTCCAAACAAAACATAGTCGCGGTTTGTGTTTGTGATGAATAACTAAAGTTTCAATTGGCAAACTTAAACTATGGTTTGTAAAATACATTGTGCTCTCTAGGCTAGCCGCATGTAATTCATCAACTAAATGTATTATATTCTTATAAGTTTAACGAGAGTTCAAATTTATTTGATTTTGAATTAACAAGATTGACTATACATTATGTGTTTTAACACCTTGATTTGACCATCGTAATATTGCTAATGTGTTGAAGCGCACGGGCACTTTCTTACTCTAGATGGGGAACCACCAACCATGCCTCGATGATCCGTGGTGTGTAGATGTGTAAACAGTACGACGAGGATGTTTCAACGGACGAGGAGGAGCTCTCTATTTCCTAGGACGAGGAGGAGCTTGCGATTTCTAGAATCCTCCTGCCCGACATGCCGACACACTAGGAGTATTAGGGTCCGATGTTTTATTTATACATGTTCTTGGTGCAACACAGGGGCTTTTTTTCCTAGTATTACTTAAAAGGTTTAAGCATTAGATCCGACCTTTGTATAACACAAATGCACATAGCAACAAGACCAAAAGTACGGTAACTGAAAACAACAACATACGTAATACGATTCTGTAGACATAAATCATCGTTGCCTATGTATTTTCGTTTAAGAAGGGTTTGCGAGACACCATCCTCCGTAAGTAGCTTTAAAAGCCCCGTACTCAAGAGGGCCGAGTTCTTAACCTGTTTGTCATGAATACCCAGTCCTCCCTGGTCTTTTGGTCGACAAACGACACTCCATTTAGTCAGTCGATATTCCTTTTTCTCACTATCCCCTTGTCAAAAACAATCTCGATCGGAAATAATCCAATCTTTGTAAGACTTCTTTGGATAACTCGAATAAAGATATCATATACAATATCATATTAATTAGTACTAAATTTATCAGAACCAGTCTTTCTTCCAGCGATAACAGTTTTCCTTTAATGAAAAAGGCTTTCGCcctgctttataaataaagcaaccaacATCGACCATCCTGTACAGACTCACGCCACCacagcacaacacacacacacacccaactACCCAAGGCAGGATACATAGGCGTTGAGCGCAACAACACTATCCATAGTACTACAAGAGCAACTGGAGTTCTCAACCGTGAACGCGCCACCACGAAGAGATGAAGCCGCATATGACGAGCCGTGTGCTTCAAGGCGGTGCCTTCAAGAAGGTTACGACACCAGAATGCCGCCACGCCCGACCCGAGGATCAGAGTTTCCCCTGAAGCAACACGACGAGCAATGAGGGCCGCgacgatgccttcaagaagggagcGAGCTACTCCGCCGCCGGTCCCTCCGAAGATGGATCAGGTTTTCACCCCGACAAACACTCACCACCACCGGACACTACACCCCGGAAACCTCGCCGCCCACACAACCATGGCCACCGGGCAGCACCAAGCCACGGCTCCTCCCAAGAGCACCGCGCTACCACCACCAGAGCCGTCGCCCCGGCATCCAAGACCTTGTCACCACCTCACACGCGACCTACCCACCCTAACCAAAGAGACGGGCGAAAAGGTCCAACCTTTCGCCCCCATGGGAGACCCCAGCGCTCAGACCCGATAGGCCTGCCAGCGCTGGCCTCCATCGACCCATCCCGCAGCCCCTAGCGCGAGACGAGCTCGGTCCTGCTGCACCTAACGCAAGACGGGGTCAGTCCTGCTACACCGTGCGCGAGACGAGCCGGTCCTGCTGCACGTGCGCGAGACGAACCGGTCCTGCTGCACGTGCGTGAGATGAGTCGGTCCTGCTGCACGTGCGCGAGACGAGCTCGGTCCTACTACATGGGACGCGAGAAGAGCGATGAACCAGAGCTGGGAGAGGGCCAACCCTTTGATGGAAGTAACTCCCGGGGTACGCGGAAATGGGATGAAGATCAAAACGGTTTGCACGCAGACGAGCCGATGCCGGAGAAGCCGACCGCCGCCGGAGGCAGATCCGTCGGGCCATCACAAAGCTACCACGACACGGGGAGCCACCACACCGGACATCCCCGCGTTGCCGTCCACGACCGGAGCATCCGCCACGCCCGGACGCTGCCCTTCCCGCGCCGCTCCATGAGCTCCAAGCCCCGGAGTCGTCGGGCACGCACCACCTTTGCGAGGTGCCGCCAACCGACCCTAGCACCAGATCCAGCCAGATCTAGCAGAGGACAACCGCGCGCCACCTCCTGAGATGGCATACCCCCGCAGAGCACGCTACCACCACACAGAACCTGCTCGCGTCGTTGGCCGATCACCCGACCAGATATGGACAGGAACTCGCTCACGCGTGACCTCCGGATTCGGAGCACCGCAGCCGTTGCGCACTACCGGGCACACGAGGGCGACATGCTGCCTCCCGGCAGTCGTTCCGCCACCTCACGCGCCCGTCGCTACGCCGTAGGGCCCCACGACAACCCCGCACCACTGCCCGAAGACGTCGTCCCGCGTCGGTCCcccgaggagaggagaggaggaggtccCGCCTTCACTGCGGTGGCAGTAGAGGAGGGAGTGGTGAGGGGGTGAAGAGCTCAACGACTAGGGTCCCCCCCCCGGCGCTCGCGGGAGCAtcgcgggaggggaggggagtcATAGTTTTCCTTATAACTTTCCAGTCTTTTTTGGAGACGCTCTTCGACGTGATTTCATTCTACCTTAGTTAATCTCCTATAATATATTGGTATGCCGAAATACTTGATAGGAAATTGCCCTTGCTCACATCCAAATGACTCGACATATTGAGCTGCCGCGTCCTGATCCTGGCCAAAACAAAATAATTCGCTTTTATGGAAGTTAATTTTCAGCCTAGATAACTGCTCGAACGACGATGATATTAATTTCAGATTCGCTGATATATCTAGGTCGTATTCCATAAATATAACCGTGTTGTCTACATATTGAAGGATTGTTAATCTTTCGTCCACTAAATGTGGGACCACCCCCCTCAATTTGACCATCTTGTTTAGCCCGGTCAATCATGATCACTAACATATCCGTCACTAAATTAAATAGTATGGGGGATATATAGTCCCCTTGTCTTAATCCCTTTTTTGTTTTGAAGTAACGTCCTATGTTGTcattgactttcactgcgacgctACCTCGAGAAACAAAGCTATGGATCAAGGCACACCACTCTTTTGAGAACCCTTTCATTCTCTGTTGTAGGAATGACCAATTCACTTTATCATAGGCTTTCTCAAAGGCTATCCTCAAATTTACACCATTAAGTTTTTTTAGTATGCATCTCATGTACGGTTTCGTGTAAAACAACGACCATGTCCAGGATATTCCTACCTTGCATAAAAGCAGTTTGTGTAGGTTTAACCACATGATCAGCCATTGAATTTAACCTAATAGTTGCCACTTACATAAAGATTTTGAAACTAACATTAAGAAGGCATATAGGTTTATATTGTTGTATCCTTTCCGCCTCCAAAATTTTAGGTAACAAAATGATCTCCCCAAAGTGTAGGCGAAACAATTCTAGTTGTCCGGAATGCAAGCATCTGAATAAATCTAGAAGATCCATCTTAATGACTTCCCAGAAGTGCTAGTAAAACTCAGCAGGGCAACCATCTGGACCTGGTGCCTTATTATGTTTCATTTAGAAGACCGCCTTTATAATCTCCTCTTGAGTGAAGGGAGCATTTAGAAAGGAGTTGTCCTCAGCGGGTACTTTAGGGATATAATCTATCCGTGACCCATCCATGGAGAAATTTCCTTTCTCCGGAGCTCAGAATAGACCTCTATAATACTTTGTAATATATGCCTTGAGTTGCTCTTGTCCTTCGATCCGACCTTCCTCCTGATTAAGGGAACAAATACGTTTTTTCCTATATCTGCCATTGACGACATTATGGAAATATCTCATATTCGAGTCCCGTTTCAGCAAGGTTAGTGCCTTAGATCTCCGGTACCATTTGAGTTCTTCCTCATGCAGCATACGTGCTACCTGCGCATTAGATTGGCTTTTAAGCTCGATCTCCTGTGGTGATAGAACACATAATTCTCCATGACGGTCTAGCTCGTCAATGATAGAACAAaggcgttatttttatttttaagaaTACCAGTTGTATGTCTTGCCCAACCTCGAAGATATATGCGGAGATTACACATTTTATTATTCCATCTTTGAATAGGCGAATCACCATACACTGGCTTTGACCACATCTTTTTAACCAACTCATCAAACCTATCACGTTCAAACCACCCCAACTCGAATTTTAAGGGGTGTTGTGtagttggtttcaatgtgctagtaGATAAAAGGATGGGGCCTGGTTAGTTAATGCCTCAATACGTTCGAGAGCACGTATTGTTACCAACGGGAATTTATCTTCCCAATCGGTGCTCATGCGTACACGATCCAACTTTTCGTATGTTGGCCGAGGAAGGCTATTCGCCCAAGTGAATTGCCTTCCCGTCATGTGAACCTCTCTTAAATCTAAGCTATCGATGTCAGCATTGAATAAAAAAGACCAATGGTTATCAAACCTTCACTTACTTTTCTCATGTGGGAACCTTAGCATATTAAAATCCCCACCTATTAGAATAGGATGTGGATTATTATTAGCCAAGTTAACCAATTCATGAAGGAAAGCAGCCTTATGAGCTTCCCTCTTGATTACGTCGTGTAGTTGATGATTCTTGGTTTGTTTCATGGAAGataatatgtttggatcttttatcatatttattgtacctatgatattgaacatggtgatgattttttagtagttacttttgttctcgaggacatgggagaagtcttgttataagtaatcatgtgaagttggt encodes:
- the LOC123409276 gene encoding GDSL esterase/lipase LTL1-like; this encodes MMITMGMASGASALAMMALGVVLLAAPSECARAFFVFGDSLVDNGNNNYLMTTARADSPPYGIDYPTHRATGRFSNGLNIPDIISEQLGAEPTLPYLCPELHGAKLLVGANFASAGVGILNDTGIQFVNIVRMSRQLHYFGEYQGKLRALVGASQATQIVNRALVLITLGGNDFVNNYYLIPFSLRSRQFSLPDYVRYLIAEYKKILMRLYEMGARRVLVTGTGPLGCAPAELALRSRDGECDRDLMRAAELFNPQLSQILEDLNARYGDGTFIAANSFRVHFDFISNPAAYGFRTAKEACCGQGPHNGVGLCTAVSNLCADRDQYVFWDSYHPTERANRIIVSQFMTGSLDYVSPLNLSTALHIDARLMD